One part of the Marichromatium purpuratum 984 genome encodes these proteins:
- a CDS encoding ABC transporter ATP-binding protein, which produces MNAETLTQDDTERLTLVPWRTTYQRLLSTAGEHARGLRTSLLGLVVAAVLQGLALACMLPLFVVLLRPQPEWSTALAWLGGMTALAVLATVVRWRAMGFDFDGRMSQATHALRLQLGEQLRRMPLERLQDKRTGELSSMLLGNVDENLNYALTVFNMIAGAVVTPLVAALVTLWLDWRVGLILLLVFPAIVPLYRRRRPAQDRDKRRVAAAHSRTYADILEYTQGLAVLRAACCEGEKAERLQESFAHLRATQDAAERAGAKPAIIVASVVELGLLLVVAAGTTWVVMGSLDLAVLAAVMVMVVRFAEPLANFITFTKVFSLIEAALERIEALLAIEPLAQQTPERIPEQYDIRFEGVSFTYAQSAEPVIQGIDAELAPCSLTALVGPSGSGKTTLTRLLMRHADAQAGRVSIGGVDVRAIPPKTLNGLISAVFQDVYLFDDTVRDNIRMARPSASDAEVEAAARAAQCLSFIERLPQGWDTRLGEIGGRLSGGERQRISIARALLKDAPIVVLDEPTAALDTESEVAVQRAIDALVRAKTVIVIAHRLSTIAAADRILVIEDGRLVEQGRHQELLDAAGRYRSMWDAQQATKDWHLKDSPLPA; this is translated from the coding sequence ATGAACGCCGAGACCCTGACCCAGGACGATACCGAGCGCCTCACCCTGGTGCCCTGGCGCACGACCTATCAGCGCTTGCTGAGTACCGCCGGCGAGCACGCTCGCGGGCTGCGTACGAGCCTGCTCGGGCTGGTGGTGGCGGCGGTGCTGCAGGGGCTGGCGCTGGCCTGCATGCTGCCGCTGTTCGTCGTGCTGCTGCGTCCGCAGCCGGAGTGGTCGACGGCGCTCGCCTGGTTGGGCGGGATGACCGCACTGGCCGTGCTCGCCACCGTGGTGCGCTGGCGCGCCATGGGGTTCGACTTCGATGGTCGGATGTCGCAGGCAACCCATGCGCTGCGTTTGCAGCTCGGCGAGCAGCTGCGGCGGATGCCGCTCGAACGGTTGCAGGACAAGCGTACCGGCGAGCTGAGTTCGATGTTGCTCGGCAACGTCGACGAGAACCTCAACTACGCGCTGACGGTGTTCAACATGATCGCCGGGGCAGTGGTCACCCCGCTGGTGGCGGCGCTGGTCACCCTGTGGCTGGACTGGCGGGTGGGGTTGATCCTGTTGCTGGTGTTTCCGGCGATCGTGCCGCTCTACCGTCGCCGCCGCCCCGCGCAGGACCGTGACAAGCGGCGCGTCGCCGCCGCCCACAGCCGCACCTATGCCGACATCCTCGAGTACACCCAGGGGCTGGCGGTGTTGCGCGCGGCCTGTTGCGAGGGCGAGAAGGCCGAGCGGCTGCAAGAGAGCTTCGCGCATCTGCGTGCGACCCAGGATGCGGCCGAGCGCGCCGGCGCCAAGCCGGCGATCATCGTCGCCAGCGTGGTCGAGCTGGGGCTGCTGCTAGTGGTCGCTGCCGGAACGACCTGGGTGGTGATGGGCTCGCTCGACCTGGCGGTGCTGGCGGCGGTGATGGTGATGGTGGTGCGCTTCGCCGAGCCGCTGGCCAACTTCATCACCTTCACCAAGGTGTTCAGCCTGATCGAGGCGGCGCTCGAGCGCATCGAGGCACTGCTGGCGATCGAGCCGCTGGCGCAGCAGACCCCGGAGCGCATCCCGGAGCAGTATGACATCCGTTTCGAGGGCGTCTCCTTCACCTATGCGCAGAGCGCCGAGCCGGTGATCCAGGGCATCGATGCCGAGTTGGCGCCGTGCAGCCTCACCGCCCTGGTCGGCCCCTCGGGTTCGGGCAAGACCACCCTCACCCGATTGCTGATGCGTCATGCCGACGCCCAGGCCGGACGGGTCAGCATCGGTGGTGTGGATGTGCGGGCGATTCCGCCGAAGACCCTCAACGGGCTGATCTCGGCGGTGTTCCAGGACGTCTACCTGTTCGACGACACGGTCCGCGACAACATCCGCATGGCCCGCCCCTCGGCCTCCGACGCCGAGGTCGAGGCCGCGGCGCGTGCCGCCCAGTGCCTGTCGTTCATCGAGCGCCTACCGCAGGGCTGGGACACCCGTCTGGGTGAGATCGGCGGACGACTCTCGGGCGGCGAGCGGCAGCGGATCTCGATTGCCCGCGCGTTGCTCAAGGACGCGCCGATCGTCGTTCTCGACGAGCCCACCGCCGCGCTCGACACCGAGAGCGAGGTGGCGGTACAGCGTGCCATCGATGCCCTGGTGCGCGCCAAGACGGTGATCGTGATCGCCCACCGTCTCTCCACCATTGCCGCCGCCGATCGCATCCTGGTGATCGAGGACGGTCGACTGGTCGAGCAGGGGCGACATCAGGAGCTTCTCGATGCCGCCGGACGTTACCGCTCGATGTGGGATGCCCAGCAGGCGACCAAGGACTGGCACCTGAAGGACTCGCCACTGCCGGCCTGA
- a CDS encoding P-II family nitrogen regulator produces MKLVAAVIKPFKLDDVREALGDIGVSGITVIEVKGFGRQKGHTELYRGAEYVVDFLPKIKLEIAVDDGMVDKVVEAISTAARTGKIGDGKIFVFDLDQVTRIRTGETGPDAL; encoded by the coding sequence ATGAAACTTGTTGCAGCCGTCATCAAACCCTTCAAGCTCGACGACGTGCGCGAGGCGCTCGGCGACATCGGGGTCTCCGGCATCACCGTGATCGAGGTCAAGGGCTTCGGTCGCCAGAAGGGCCACACCGAACTCTACCGCGGCGCCGAATACGTGGTCGACTTCCTCCCCAAGATCAAGCTCGAGATCGCCGTCGACGACGGCATGGTCGACAAGGTGGTCGAGGCGATCAGCACCGCCGCCCGCACCGGCAAGATCGGCGACGGCAAGATCTTCGTGTTCGACCTCGACCAGGTCACCCGTATCCGCACCGGCGAGACCGGTCCGGACGCGCTTTGA
- a CDS encoding class I SAM-dependent methyltransferase → MTTRHVPNLTDVPETMLWTLHNRASEAARADGVIRDPRALDIHRALDYDYERAFGPADYSHGVRSAIFDAELRAFLDAHPDGVIVNLGEGLETQRFRLDSDRALWLSVDLPESIAIRERFISPDARHLHLPMSALDTRWIDRVPSGRPVYVTAQGLFMYFDPEALAGLLRELATRLPGAWLAFDHIPGWLSRRTLRGWWKTPHYRTPKMPWGIDRHRLAPTLRDWVPDLVEVQDLEFVAPRGLTRALTWLVARVPVLRRYLPGIVRVRFAPA, encoded by the coding sequence ATGACGACCCGACACGTTCCCAACCTCACCGATGTCCCGGAGACCATGCTGTGGACGCTGCACAATCGTGCCAGCGAGGCGGCGCGCGCCGACGGGGTGATCCGTGATCCCCGGGCCCTGGATATCCACCGCGCGCTCGACTACGACTACGAGCGCGCCTTCGGTCCGGCCGATTACTCCCACGGCGTGCGCTCGGCGATCTTCGACGCCGAGCTGCGCGCCTTTCTCGATGCCCATCCCGATGGCGTCATCGTCAATCTCGGCGAGGGGCTGGAGACCCAGCGCTTCCGTCTCGACAGCGATCGGGCGCTGTGGCTGAGCGTCGACCTGCCCGAGTCGATCGCCATCCGCGAGCGCTTCATCAGCCCGGACGCGCGCCATCTGCATCTGCCGATGAGTGCGCTCGACACCCGCTGGATCGATCGGGTGCCGTCGGGTCGGCCGGTCTATGTCACCGCCCAGGGGCTGTTCATGTATTTCGATCCCGAGGCGCTGGCCGGGCTGCTGCGCGAGCTGGCCACGCGCCTGCCCGGAGCCTGGCTCGCCTTCGATCACATCCCCGGCTGGCTGTCGCGGCGCACCTTGCGTGGCTGGTGGAAGACACCCCATTACCGCACCCCGAAGATGCCCTGGGGGATCGATCGGCACCGGCTTGCGCCGACGTTGCGCGACTGGGTTCCCGATCTCGTCGAGGTCCAGGATCTCGAATTCGTCGCCCCGCGCGGTCTGACGCGCGCGCTGACCTGGTTGGTGGCACGCGTGCCGGTGTTGCGCCGCTATCTGCCGGGGATCGTCAGGGTCCGTTTCGCTCCGGCCTGA
- a CDS encoding ammonium transporter, with translation MRHSTTLRAPLLVALLLSPLLAWGQDDAALSAGDTAWMLTATALVLFMTLPGLSLFYAGLVRAKNVLSVLMQCFAIACLMSLLWAVYGYSLAFTDGGANNAWIGGLERLFLAGLQVDTLSGSIPESLFMTFQMTFAIITPALMVGAFAERMKFSAMLIFMALWLTLVYIPIAHWVWGGGWIGEMGALDFAGGTVVHINAGIAALVAAIVLGKRKGYPTTAMPPHNLGLTVMGAAMLWVGWFGFNAGSELAADSTAAMALTVTQLATATAALTWMFAEWISHGKPSVLGIATGAVAGLVAITPASGTAGPMGAIVIGFSGAIFAFIASTKVKHWLGYDDSLDVWGVHGVAGIVGALLTGVFAAPALGGAGLADGVDGIGAQVWIQFVSVIATLVYGGIVSLLLLLGLKATIGLRVDEEQETEGLDLSLHDERGYIL, from the coding sequence ATGCGACATTCGACGACCCTGCGCGCGCCCCTGCTGGTCGCGCTGCTGCTCTCGCCCCTGCTCGCCTGGGGCCAGGACGACGCCGCGCTAAGCGCCGGCGACACCGCCTGGATGCTGACTGCCACCGCGCTGGTGCTGTTCATGACCCTGCCCGGCCTGTCGCTGTTCTACGCCGGTCTGGTGCGTGCCAAGAACGTGCTCTCGGTGCTGATGCAGTGCTTCGCCATCGCCTGTCTGATGAGTCTCTTGTGGGCCGTCTACGGCTACAGCCTGGCGTTCACCGACGGCGGTGCCAACAACGCCTGGATCGGCGGCCTCGAGCGGCTGTTCCTCGCCGGACTGCAGGTCGACACCCTCTCCGGGAGCATCCCCGAGTCGCTGTTCATGACCTTCCAGATGACCTTCGCCATCATCACCCCGGCGCTGATGGTCGGCGCCTTCGCCGAACGCATGAAGTTCTCGGCGATGCTGATCTTCATGGCACTGTGGCTGACCCTGGTCTACATCCCCATCGCCCACTGGGTCTGGGGTGGCGGCTGGATCGGCGAGATGGGCGCGCTCGACTTCGCCGGCGGCACCGTGGTGCACATCAATGCCGGTATCGCCGCGCTGGTGGCCGCCATCGTGCTCGGCAAGCGCAAGGGCTACCCGACCACGGCGATGCCGCCGCACAACCTCGGGCTGACGGTGATGGGCGCGGCGATGCTGTGGGTCGGCTGGTTCGGCTTCAACGCCGGCTCCGAACTCGCCGCCGACTCCACCGCGGCAATGGCGCTCACCGTCACCCAGCTGGCCACCGCCACCGCGGCGCTGACCTGGATGTTCGCCGAGTGGATCAGCCACGGCAAACCCTCGGTGCTCGGCATCGCCACCGGCGCGGTCGCCGGTCTGGTGGCCATCACCCCGGCCTCGGGCACCGCCGGCCCGATGGGCGCGATCGTCATCGGCTTCAGCGGCGCGATCTTCGCCTTCATCGCCTCGACCAAGGTCAAGCACTGGCTCGGCTATGACGACTCGCTCGACGTCTGGGGCGTGCACGGCGTCGCCGGTATCGTCGGTGCCCTGCTCACCGGCGTGTTCGCCGCCCCGGCGCTCGGCGGCGCGGGCCTGGCCGACGGCGTCGACGGCATCGGCGCCCAGGTGTGGATCCAGTTCGTCTCGGTGATCGCCACCCTGGTCTACGGCGGTATCGTCAGCCTGCTGCTGCTGCTCGGACTCAAGGCCACCATCGGGCTGCGCGTCGACGAGGAGCAGGAGACCGAGGGTCTCGACCTCTCGCTGCACGACGAGCGCGGCTATATCCTCTGA
- the speE gene encoding polyamine aminopropyltransferase produces MLDPNQWFSEVVATDGSAFSLKMRARVHEEQTPYQRIEIYDTEGFGHLMVIDGCTMLSTRDNFLYHEMMSHPALFTHAAPRRVCIIGGGDCGTLREVLRHDGVESAVQIDIDERVTRLAERYFPELTEANADPRAQLLFEDGVRWIREAAPASLDLIIVDSTDPVGPAEGLFTRDFFADCERVLAPGGILIQQSESPLYHTQLLRDMHQALREGGFDTTQTLCFPQPIYPSGWWSATMAGKGVALDRFRLEDARAKPFATRYYNAEIHQGALAQPEFLRRALAATD; encoded by the coding sequence ATGCTCGATCCCAATCAGTGGTTCTCCGAGGTCGTCGCGACCGACGGTTCCGCCTTCTCGTTGAAGATGCGCGCCCGGGTGCACGAGGAGCAGACCCCTTATCAGCGCATCGAGATCTACGACACCGAGGGCTTCGGCCATCTGATGGTGATCGATGGCTGCACCATGCTCTCGACCCGGGACAACTTCCTCTATCACGAGATGATGTCGCACCCGGCGCTGTTCACCCATGCCGCGCCGCGGCGGGTGTGCATCATCGGTGGCGGCGACTGCGGTACCCTGCGCGAGGTGCTGCGTCACGACGGGGTCGAGTCGGCGGTGCAGATCGATATCGACGAGCGCGTCACCCGGCTCGCCGAGCGCTATTTCCCCGAGCTCACCGAGGCCAACGCCGATCCGCGTGCGCAGCTGCTGTTCGAGGACGGGGTGCGCTGGATCCGCGAGGCCGCGCCGGCGAGCCTCGATCTGATCATCGTCGACAGCACCGATCCGGTGGGTCCGGCCGAGGGGCTGTTCACCCGCGACTTCTTCGCCGACTGCGAGCGCGTGCTCGCCCCCGGCGGCATCCTCATCCAGCAGAGCGAATCGCCGCTCTATCACACCCAGTTGCTGCGCGACATGCACCAGGCGCTGCGCGAGGGCGGCTTCGACACCACCCAGACGCTGTGCTTCCCGCAGCCGATCTATCCCTCCGGCTGGTGGAGCGCGACCATGGCCGGCAAGGGCGTCGCGCTCGATCGCTTCCGCCTCGAGGACGCCCGCGCCAAGCCCTTCGCGACCCGCTACTACAACGCCGAGATCCACCAGGGCGCACTCGCCCAGCCCGAGTTCCTGCGTCGCGCCCTCGCCGCGACCGACTGA
- a CDS encoding ammonium transporter, which translates to MESTTQLVYALDTFYFLVTGALVMWMAAGFAMLEAGLVRAKNTAEILTKNIALFAIASTTYMVIGYDLMYPTAGNGFVPGLDWGFLFGGDHDAATITAEGLNHARMSDFFFQVVFVATAMSIVSGAVAERMKLWSFLLFATVMTAVIYPIQGYWKWGGGWLEAVGFNDFAGSGLVHLCGAAAALAGVLLLGARRGKYGKDGSINAIPGANLPLATLGTFVLWLGWFGFNGGSQLALTGFDNTNAVAAIFVNTNMAAAGGTLLGLITARLLFGKADLTMALNGALAGLVAITAEPLTPSPLFATLIGGVGGVLVVFSIVTLDRLRIDDPVGAISVHGVVGMWGLMAVPITNAGASFAAQAIGLGAILGWVFTTSLLAWLLIRLVMGLRVSEEEEYAGVDLGECGLEAYPEFTATRRAS; encoded by the coding sequence GTGGAATCCACCACGCAGCTCGTCTATGCCCTGGACACCTTCTACTTCCTCGTCACCGGCGCCCTGGTGATGTGGATGGCCGCCGGTTTCGCCATGCTCGAGGCCGGGCTGGTCCGCGCCAAGAACACCGCCGAGATCCTCACCAAGAACATCGCCCTGTTCGCCATCGCCAGCACCACCTACATGGTGATCGGCTACGACCTCATGTACCCGACGGCGGGCAACGGCTTCGTCCCCGGTCTCGACTGGGGTTTCCTGTTCGGTGGTGACCACGACGCCGCGACCATCACCGCCGAGGGCCTCAACCACGCCCGCATGTCCGACTTCTTCTTCCAGGTGGTGTTCGTCGCCACCGCCATGTCGATCGTCTCGGGCGCGGTGGCCGAGCGCATGAAACTGTGGTCCTTCCTGCTCTTTGCCACCGTCATGACCGCCGTGATCTACCCCATCCAGGGCTACTGGAAGTGGGGCGGCGGCTGGCTCGAGGCGGTCGGTTTCAACGACTTCGCCGGCTCCGGCCTGGTGCACCTGTGCGGCGCCGCCGCGGCGCTCGCCGGCGTGCTGCTGCTCGGCGCGCGCCGCGGCAAGTACGGCAAGGACGGCTCGATCAACGCCATCCCCGGCGCCAACCTGCCGCTGGCCACGCTCGGCACCTTCGTGCTCTGGCTCGGCTGGTTCGGCTTCAACGGCGGCTCCCAGCTCGCGCTCACCGGGTTCGACAACACCAATGCGGTGGCGGCGATCTTCGTCAACACCAACATGGCCGCCGCCGGCGGCACCCTGCTCGGGCTGATCACCGCCCGGCTGCTGTTCGGCAAGGCCGATCTCACTATGGCCCTCAACGGCGCCCTGGCCGGGCTGGTGGCGATCACCGCCGAGCCGCTCACCCCCTCGCCGCTGTTCGCCACCCTGATCGGCGGTGTCGGCGGGGTGCTGGTGGTGTTCTCCATCGTCACCCTCGACCGACTGCGCATCGACGACCCGGTCGGCGCCATCTCGGTGCACGGCGTGGTCGGCATGTGGGGGCTGATGGCAGTGCCAATCACCAACGCCGGTGCCAGCTTCGCCGCCCAGGCGATCGGACTCGGCGCCATCCTCGGCTGGGTGTTCACCACCTCGCTGCTAGCCTGGCTGCTGATCCGTCTGGTGATGGGCCTTCGCGTCAGCGAGGAGGAGGAATACGCCGGCGTCGACCTCGGCGAGTGCGGTCTCGAGGCCTATCCCGAGTTCACCGCCACGCGTCGTGCCAGCTGA
- a CDS encoding ABC transporter ATP-binding protein gives MNTDPDQSSGAAPVGTSPWAVMRPVRGQISFAMLLSALSTFFALSALGLLAWLVHGLVEDTDASPWTALLGAIGCTAVAYVLRVQAFLQSHSAAFRLEQVLRTRLSQHMARISLGEAQHLGAGALAKVMQDDVKELHVFVADSTPLYARAYVAPVLTLVALLWLDWRLALGALAVLVFGFMAMNLAMRNRGELSRRYHLAREQVGAAVIEFVQAMPVVRTFDSGHATFGRYQHALVEYLDIVTRWYREAGLSARLGLAVLNPLPTLVVLLWCGVLLVWQDTLSFSTWLAVLLVGTGMAEAMMPLMSLMHLVDKAKLSIGRIEQIEGLPVLPLPEQGRDPLAGDTSVTFEAVEFRYEGSESAALSGLDFRVEPGTVTALVGPSGAGKTTVARLIPRFWDVSSGRILVGGVDVREMRPEILMHQVAFVFQDTFLFASSIADNIRLGMPEVDMDAVVAAARAAQAHDFIMALPQGYDTQVGERGLFLSGGQRQRITIARAILQDRPILVLDEATAFADPENEAALVRALSHLMRGKTVILVAHRLSTIRDADQILVLDRGRLVERGRHHELLEHDGRYARLWRSYTQAQQWALGAHAVEEQAPTASEETPA, from the coding sequence ATGAATACCGACCCGGATCAGAGTTCAGGCGCAGCGCCAGTCGGCACGAGCCCCTGGGCGGTGATGCGCCCGGTTCGCGGCCAGATCAGCTTCGCCATGCTGCTGTCGGCCCTTTCCACCTTTTTCGCCCTGAGCGCGCTCGGACTGCTCGCCTGGCTGGTGCACGGTCTGGTCGAGGACACCGATGCCTCACCTTGGACCGCGTTGCTCGGGGCGATTGGCTGTACCGCAGTCGCCTATGTGCTGCGAGTGCAGGCCTTCCTCCAGTCGCACTCGGCGGCCTTCCGCCTCGAGCAGGTGCTGCGCACCCGACTCAGCCAGCACATGGCGCGGATCTCGCTCGGCGAGGCCCAGCACCTCGGTGCCGGTGCCCTGGCCAAGGTGATGCAGGACGACGTCAAGGAGTTGCACGTGTTCGTCGCCGACAGCACGCCGCTCTACGCCCGTGCCTATGTCGCCCCGGTGCTGACCCTGGTGGCCCTGCTGTGGCTCGACTGGCGTCTGGCGCTCGGCGCGCTGGCGGTGTTGGTGTTCGGTTTCATGGCGATGAACCTGGCGATGCGCAATCGCGGCGAACTCAGTCGTCGTTACCATCTGGCCCGCGAACAGGTCGGTGCCGCGGTGATCGAGTTCGTCCAGGCGATGCCGGTGGTGCGGACCTTCGACAGTGGTCATGCCACCTTCGGGCGCTATCAGCACGCGCTGGTGGAGTACCTGGATATCGTTACCCGCTGGTATCGCGAGGCCGGGCTGTCGGCGCGCCTCGGGTTGGCGGTGCTCAACCCGCTGCCGACCCTGGTGGTGCTGCTGTGGTGCGGCGTGCTGCTGGTCTGGCAGGACACGCTCAGCTTCTCCACCTGGCTGGCGGTGTTGCTGGTCGGCACCGGGATGGCCGAGGCGATGATGCCGCTGATGTCGCTGATGCACCTGGTCGACAAGGCCAAGCTCAGCATCGGTCGTATCGAGCAGATCGAAGGCTTGCCGGTGCTGCCGCTGCCCGAGCAGGGACGCGACCCGCTTGCGGGCGATACCAGCGTGACCTTCGAGGCGGTCGAATTCCGCTACGAGGGCAGCGAGTCGGCGGCGCTCAGCGGTCTCGATTTCCGCGTCGAGCCGGGTACCGTCACCGCCCTGGTCGGTCCCTCGGGTGCCGGCAAGACCACGGTGGCGCGATTGATCCCGCGCTTCTGGGATGTCTCCTCCGGACGCATTCTGGTCGGCGGAGTGGACGTCCGCGAGATGCGCCCCGAGATCTTGATGCATCAGGTCGCCTTCGTCTTCCAGGACACCTTCCTGTTCGCCAGCTCGATCGCCGACAACATCCGTCTCGGCATGCCCGAGGTCGATATGGACGCGGTGGTCGCTGCCGCCCGCGCGGCCCAGGCGCACGACTTCATCATGGCGTTGCCGCAGGGCTATGACACCCAGGTCGGCGAACGCGGTCTCTTCCTCTCCGGCGGGCAGCGCCAGCGCATCACCATCGCCCGCGCCATCCTCCAGGACCGGCCGATCCTGGTGCTCGACGAGGCCACCGCCTTCGCCGACCCGGAGAACGAGGCGGCGCTGGTGCGCGCGCTCTCGCACCTGATGCGCGGCAAGACGGTGATCCTGGTCGCCCATCGTCTCTCCACCATCCGCGACGCCGACCAGATCCTGGTGCTCGACCGCGGTCGGCTGGTCGAGCGTGGCCGTCACCACGAGCTGCTCGAACACGATGGTCGCTATGCCCGGCTGTGGCGCAGCTACACCCAGGCCCAGCAGTGGGCGTTGGGCGCGCACGCCGTCGAGGAGCAGGCACCCACCGCCAGTGAGGAGACCCCCGCATGA
- a CDS encoding TonB-dependent receptor, which produces MRYSNRRRRIASAILGVSLPLQGVAASSDAVQLDTLTVTSRLSEESLAEVPFSVDVIDASTIEEQRLLDLGEVLRQTPGVDVNSWGGANDANIRIRGVGSLYQVSAEDTSVVINLDGVPMSSRHAAMATLDVERIEVLKGPQGTLFGRNSEAGALNVRSRRPSREAEGYVRIEGGEAGQQLQEAAFGGALSEQWMARVAIRHEGGDNWIENQRTGDPLTYERSFAARASLLWEPTAETSLLLISERQQRDGAAPVMVLRPYGDPPLVDLSPESIDDNRKVVERHSLEFNHQLDWGRLTAITSLTNADIDIHKAYGTRVSEKMFGAPIEIRAQDIGDERVFNQDLRLSSLPGAEVFWVAGLNLSRSERTWDSSIMQGTQYDRRFDTHGEAIYGELTYPLADAWKLTAGWRHTWEEKRYGATYRNPGSVSVDRRRLSDSYDTGRLALSHTLSESTNLYAVAARGYKSGGFNDFATQIADSEPYRAATVDSLEIGFKHHALDGRFDLSGALFYNRVADDHLLGFDYLTMATQAVNADTESKGAELEGNWRIGAGLSLSAGLSYTDATITEDVLGVQGGRVEAGNGVPDVAHWSGLVSLSWQRAIASFPGGAAPLLNARLTHRYVGERPADPQNRIDLEAYHKLDLRLGLMFDDTEFYVWGDNLLDTDYEHYAYAVPGDISFGLPAQGRVLGLGVSHLF; this is translated from the coding sequence ATGCGGTATTCGAACCGACGTCGTCGGATCGCGAGCGCGATCCTCGGTGTCTCGCTGCCCCTGCAGGGGGTAGCCGCCAGCAGTGATGCGGTACAGCTCGATACCTTGACGGTGACCTCGCGTCTGAGTGAAGAGTCGCTCGCCGAAGTCCCCTTCAGCGTCGATGTGATCGATGCCTCGACCATCGAGGAGCAGCGCCTGCTGGATCTCGGCGAGGTGCTGCGTCAGACCCCCGGGGTCGACGTCAATTCATGGGGCGGGGCGAACGATGCCAACATCCGCATCCGTGGTGTCGGTTCGCTCTATCAGGTCAGTGCCGAGGACACCTCGGTGGTGATCAATCTCGACGGCGTGCCGATGTCGAGCCGCCATGCCGCGATGGCGACCCTGGACGTCGAGCGTATCGAAGTGCTCAAGGGGCCGCAGGGCACCCTGTTCGGTCGCAACAGCGAGGCCGGCGCGCTCAACGTTCGCTCGCGTCGCCCGAGCCGCGAGGCCGAGGGCTATGTGCGCATCGAGGGAGGCGAGGCCGGTCAACAGCTCCAGGAGGCGGCCTTCGGTGGCGCGCTCTCGGAGCAGTGGATGGCGCGTGTGGCGATCCGTCACGAGGGTGGTGACAACTGGATCGAGAACCAGCGCACCGGTGATCCGCTGACCTATGAGCGTAGTTTCGCGGCGCGTGCCAGCCTGCTCTGGGAGCCGACTGCCGAGACCTCGCTGCTGCTGATTTCGGAGCGTCAGCAGCGCGATGGTGCCGCCCCCGTCATGGTGCTCAGACCCTATGGCGATCCCCCGCTGGTCGATCTCTCGCCCGAGTCGATCGATGACAACCGCAAGGTCGTCGAGCGTCACTCGCTGGAGTTCAACCACCAGCTCGACTGGGGACGGCTGACCGCGATCACCTCGCTGACCAACGCCGATATCGATATCCACAAGGCGTATGGCACCCGGGTGAGCGAGAAGATGTTCGGCGCGCCGATCGAGATCCGCGCCCAGGATATCGGTGACGAGCGGGTGTTCAACCAGGACCTGCGGTTGTCGTCGCTGCCCGGTGCCGAGGTGTTCTGGGTGGCGGGTCTCAACCTGTCGCGCTCGGAGCGTACCTGGGACTCGTCGATCATGCAGGGGACGCAGTACGACCGTCGCTTCGATACCCACGGCGAGGCGATCTACGGTGAGCTGACCTATCCGCTCGCCGACGCCTGGAAACTCACCGCCGGTTGGCGTCATACCTGGGAGGAGAAGCGCTACGGCGCCACCTATCGCAATCCGGGTTCGGTCTCGGTCGATCGACGCCGTCTCAGCGACAGCTATGACACCGGCCGCCTGGCGCTCTCGCACACCCTGAGCGAGTCGACCAATCTCTATGCCGTCGCCGCGCGCGGCTACAAGTCCGGCGGCTTCAACGACTTCGCCACCCAGATCGCCGACAGCGAGCCCTATCGCGCCGCCACCGTCGACAGCCTCGAGATCGGTTTCAAGCACCATGCACTCGACGGGCGCTTCGATCTCAGCGGCGCGCTCTTCTACAACCGTGTCGCGGATGACCATCTGCTCGGTTTCGACTACCTGACCATGGCCACCCAGGCGGTCAACGCCGACACCGAGAGCAAGGGTGCCGAACTCGAGGGCAACTGGCGCATCGGCGCTGGGTTGAGCCTCTCGGCGGGGCTGAGCTATACCGACGCGACCATCACCGAGGACGTCCTCGGAGTCCAGGGCGGTCGAGTCGAGGCCGGCAACGGCGTGCCGGACGTGGCGCACTGGAGCGGTCTGGTGTCGCTGTCCTGGCAGCGGGCGATCGCGTCCTTCCCCGGCGGCGCGGCGCCGTTGCTCAATGCCCGACTGACCCATCGCTATGTCGGCGAGCGCCCGGCCGATCCCCAGAACCGCATCGATCTCGAGGCCTACCACAAGCTCGACCTGCGTCTCGGCCTGATGTTCGACGATACCGAGTTCTACGTCTGGGGCGACAACCTGCTCGATACCGATTACGAGCACTACGCCTACGCGGTTCCGGGCGATATCTCCTTCGGTCTGCCAGCACAGGGGCGAGTTCTCGGGCTCGGGGTGAGCCACCTGTTCTGA